From a region of the Butyrivibrio sp. AE3004 genome:
- a CDS encoding flagellar FlbD family protein, which translates to MIEITRLDGRSMLVNENLIETVEATPDTVIILANGRKIIVRESLTEVMNRCNERGTIQTGGPLVSAGEDVQKCRVRETVHNMGIK; encoded by the coding sequence TTGATTGAGATTACCAGACTGGATGGACGGAGTATGCTTGTCAATGAAAATCTGATAGAAACAGTTGAAGCAACTCCCGATACGGTCATAATTTTGGCGAATGGACGTAAGATTATAGTAAGGGAATCACTTACGGAAGTTATGAACAGATGTAATGAGAGAGGGACTATACAGACAGGTGGCCCTTTGGTGTCTGCCGGCGAAGACGTACAGAAGTGCAGAGTTCGTGAAACTGTTCATAACATGGGAATTAAGTGA
- a CDS encoding motility protein A, giving the protein MDIASILGVGLCLVFMILSIVLGAGIGGVKYFVDAPSAMITFGGALMAVLGSRTMPSFINGLKTYPMIFKGTTDDTKTVIKQIIDLSNTARKEGLLALEEAASNIEDPFMKKGVGLIVDGTEPELVKAILEAEIDAMSERHKENYNIWADIAGMGPSWGMIGTLLGLVLMLQNMSDPSSIGPSMAVALITTFYGSALANWICYPAENKLKARSNAEYTMKSIVIEGLLSIQAGENPRVTEEKLKSFLSPANRAAYEAENGSSDGGGE; this is encoded by the coding sequence GTGGATATTGCGTCAATACTAGGTGTAGGTCTTTGCCTTGTTTTCATGATTCTGAGTATCGTGCTGGGTGCCGGAATTGGTGGCGTTAAGTACTTTGTGGATGCACCGTCAGCGATGATTACATTCGGTGGTGCGCTCATGGCTGTTTTGGGTTCGAGAACCATGCCTAGCTTTATAAACGGACTCAAGACTTACCCAATGATTTTTAAAGGGACGACTGATGATACCAAAACAGTAATTAAGCAGATCATTGATCTGTCTAATACTGCCCGTAAAGAGGGACTTCTTGCACTTGAAGAAGCTGCCAGCAATATTGAAGACCCCTTTATGAAGAAAGGTGTAGGACTTATTGTCGATGGTACTGAGCCTGAACTTGTTAAGGCAATACTTGAGGCAGAGATAGACGCTATGTCTGAGAGACATAAGGAAAACTACAATATATGGGCTGATATAGCCGGAATGGGACCTTCCTGGGGAATGATCGGAACACTTCTTGGACTGGTTCTTATGCTGCAGAACATGTCAGATCCCTCATCAATCGGACCGTCCATGGCCGTTGCATTGATTACTACGTTCTACGGTTCAGCGCTTGCAAACTGGATTTGCTATCCTGCTGAGAATAAGCTTAAGGCCAGATCTAATGCAGAGTACACTATGAAGAGTATTGTTATTGAAGGACTGCTTTCCATTCAGGCAGGTGAGAACCCCAGAGTTACTGAAGAGAAGCTTAAATCATTCCTGTCACCTGCTAACAGAGCAGCATACGAAGCCGAGAACGGCTCCAGTGATGGCGGAGGAGAATAA
- a CDS encoding flagellar hook capping FlgD N-terminal domain-containing protein, translated as MGVNAVVENGKLLDTSNKVEDAKKTAASNQGYDKNAFMNILCAQMKYQDPLEPTSNTEYINQYATFTQVEQISNMAEAFSMSRASDLVGKTVIVTNENGEKVEGKVDYVTYKSGEAYLNIDGTDYKMDDVNSVADSHFVEIHNQADDLQALMDKFPVYENMVYTDAQKVYDAYSFYQQMDTDAIALIDKKDIEKLEQYYARAKELIEEAQKNDAEYQKKKAEEDAAKAEALTQDQDSNTESGTDNNTATTEG; from the coding sequence ATGGGCGTAAATGCAGTAGTAGAAAACGGTAAACTTCTTGATACCTCAAACAAGGTTGAAGACGCCAAAAAGACAGCGGCTTCCAATCAGGGGTATGATAAAAACGCTTTCATGAATATCCTTTGCGCACAGATGAAATATCAGGATCCTTTAGAGCCGACATCCAACACCGAATATATTAACCAGTACGCAACCTTTACACAGGTTGAACAGATATCCAATATGGCAGAAGCTTTTTCGATGTCGAGAGCATCTGACCTGGTAGGAAAAACTGTTATCGTAACTAATGAAAACGGCGAGAAGGTAGAAGGTAAGGTCGATTATGTGACCTATAAGAGCGGCGAGGCATACCTTAACATCGACGGAACAGACTACAAGATGGACGATGTTAATTCCGTAGCGGATTCTCATTTCGTGGAAATCCATAATCAGGCAGACGATCTGCAGGCACTTATGGATAAGTTCCCTGTTTATGAGAATATGGTATATACCGATGCGCAGAAGGTATATGATGCTTATTCCTTCTATCAGCAGATGGATACCGATGCGATAGCTCTTATTGATAAAAAGGATATCGAGAAACTTGAACAGTACTATGCAAGGGCAAAGGAACTCATAGAAGAAGCACAAAAGAACGATGCGGAATACCAGAAAAAGAAGGCAGAAGAAGATGCAGCAAAGGCTGAGGCATTGACACAGGATCAGGATAGTAATACTGAGAGTGGTACAGATAATAACACTGCAACAACCGAAGGATAA
- the fliG gene encoding flagellar motor switch protein FliG, giving the protein MPPAGNYDPSLIANLSGTQKAAILLIALGPEKSSAIFKHLKEDEIEELTLEIANTRSVTPQVKEAVIEEFYGICLAQQYIAEGGINYAKELLEKALGEDKAMDVISKLTASLQVKPFEFIRKADPSQLLTFIQDEHPQTIALVMSYMSSAQSALILGALPPERQADVARRIATMDRTSPDTIKEVERVLESKLSSLVNQDYTVVGGVDAVVEILNAVDRSTEKHIMETLEIEQPELADEIRKKMFVFEDILLLDDRAIQRVLRDVDNADLGLACKGSTEQVQTAIFNNLSKRLAQMIKEDMDFMGPVRMKDVEEAQQKIVNVIRKLEDAGEIVISRGGGDDLVV; this is encoded by the coding sequence ATGCCACCTGCAGGGAATTATGACCCTTCCCTGATAGCGAATCTTTCCGGAACTCAAAAGGCAGCCATTCTTTTGATTGCTTTGGGACCTGAAAAGTCATCTGCAATATTTAAACATTTAAAAGAAGACGAAATAGAGGAACTGACTCTTGAAATAGCAAACACCAGAAGCGTAACACCTCAGGTAAAGGAAGCTGTTATAGAAGAATTCTATGGCATCTGCCTTGCTCAGCAGTATATCGCTGAAGGTGGTATTAACTATGCTAAGGAACTGCTGGAGAAGGCTCTTGGGGAAGATAAGGCAATGGATGTTATCAGTAAACTGACGGCATCTTTGCAGGTAAAACCTTTCGAATTTATCAGAAAGGCAGATCCTTCACAGCTGCTTACTTTCATTCAGGACGAGCATCCGCAAACGATTGCTCTTGTTATGTCCTATATGTCTTCAGCTCAGAGCGCATTAATACTTGGTGCGCTTCCACCTGAGAGACAGGCTGATGTTGCAAGACGTATTGCAACCATGGACAGAACAAGTCCTGATACGATCAAAGAGGTAGAAAGAGTCCTTGAGTCGAAACTTTCATCATTGGTCAACCAGGATTATACGGTTGTCGGTGGTGTGGATGCAGTCGTAGAAATCCTCAATGCAGTAGACCGTTCTACAGAAAAACATATCATGGAAACATTGGAAATCGAGCAGCCTGAGCTTGCTGATGAAATCCGTAAGAAGATGTTCGTATTCGAGGATATCCTTCTTTTGGACGACCGTGCTATTCAGCGTGTGCTTCGTGATGTTGATAATGCAGACCTGGGACTTGCCTGCAAGGGTTCTACCGAACAGGTACAGACTGCTATCTTTAACAACCTGTCCAAGCGTCTTGCTCAAATGATCAAGGAAGATATGGACTTCATGGGACCTGTTCGTATGAAGGATGTTGAAGAAGCACAGCAGAAGATTGTTAATGTTATTCGTAAGCTTGAGGATGCCGGTGAAATTGTAATCTCCAGAGGCGGAGGTGATGACCTGGTTGTCTAA
- the fliI gene encoding flagellar protein export ATPase FliI, whose amino-acid sequence MANGFIDYSKYKKVANTMFYKVRGKVVNVVGLTIESAGPEAKMGDICYIYSKKKDGESTARPSGRGTMAEVVGFKDNHVLLMPYENISGIGSGSIVENTDSPLRVNVGEGLLGKTLDGLGRIDGTNYGKGVMLENGIAYSVENQPPDPMTRDPISDVLSLGVKAVDGLLTVGKGQRIGIFAGSGVGKSTLMGMFARNTNADINVIALIGERGREVREFIERDLGPEGMERSIVVVATSDKPALERLKAAKTATSIAEYFRDKGKDVLLMMDSLTRFSMAQREIGLASGEPPVSRGYPPSVYAEMPKLLERAGKSRKGSITGLYTVLVDGDDFNEPITDTARGILDGHIVLNRKLAQKNHYPAIDVLASISRCMSAIAPPEQKKAAGKLKNVLATYADAEDLINIGAYKSGANKSIDYAVSKIDAVNEFLMQETDEKFTYEEVCAKLTSMFKD is encoded by the coding sequence ATGGCAAATGGATTTATTGACTATTCGAAATATAAAAAAGTAGCAAATACCATGTTCTATAAGGTTCGTGGCAAGGTGGTAAATGTAGTCGGTCTTACAATCGAATCTGCAGGCCCCGAGGCCAAGATGGGTGATATTTGCTACATTTACTCCAAAAAAAAGGACGGCGAAAGCACGGCAAGACCTTCCGGAAGGGGGACCATGGCAGAGGTTGTCGGTTTTAAGGATAACCATGTGCTCTTAATGCCCTATGAGAACATAAGCGGAATAGGAAGCGGAAGCATAGTCGAGAATACTGATTCACCCCTGCGTGTAAATGTCGGAGAGGGACTCCTTGGAAAAACACTTGATGGACTTGGAAGAATAGATGGTACCAACTATGGAAAGGGCGTTATGCTTGAAAACGGTATAGCCTATTCTGTTGAGAATCAGCCTCCGGATCCTATGACGAGAGATCCGATATCGGATGTTCTTTCACTTGGAGTAAAAGCTGTCGACGGACTTTTGACAGTAGGTAAGGGGCAGCGAATTGGAATATTTGCAGGTTCAGGTGTTGGTAAATCAACTCTGATGGGGATGTTTGCCAGAAACACCAATGCGGATATAAATGTTATTGCTCTTATCGGAGAGCGTGGCAGGGAGGTCCGGGAGTTCATTGAACGTGACCTTGGACCTGAAGGAATGGAGAGGTCGATTGTTGTTGTTGCGACTTCTGATAAACCTGCACTTGAAAGATTAAAGGCTGCAAAAACAGCAACATCCATTGCGGAATATTTTCGTGATAAAGGAAAAGATGTGCTTTTGATGATGGATTCTCTTACACGTTTTTCAATGGCACAAAGAGAAATAGGACTTGCGAGCGGAGAGCCTCCGGTATCGAGAGGGTATCCGCCAAGCGTATATGCGGAAATGCCCAAGCTTCTTGAAAGAGCTGGAAAATCCAGAAAGGGATCGATTACAGGTCTTTATACTGTACTTGTTGATGGTGATGATTTTAATGAACCGATAACAGATACAGCAAGAGGTATTCTTGATGGACATATTGTATTAAACAGAAAGCTGGCGCAGAAGAATCATTACCCTGCTATAGATGTTCTTGCAAGTATTTCCAGATGTATGAGCGCGATAGCTCCACCGGAGCAGAAAAAAGCAGCGGGAAAACTTAAAAATGTTTTGGCAACATATGCGGATGCTGAGGACCTGATAAATATCGGAGCATATAAGAGCGGTGCCAATAAAAGTATTGATTACGCTGTTTCGAAGATAGACGCAGTAAATGAATTTCTTATGCAGGAGACAGATGAAAAGTTCACTTACGAGGAAGTCTGTGCCAAGCTGACAAGCATGTTCAAGGATTGA
- a CDS encoding flagellar hook-length control protein FliK, producing MITNAIPGITNINAFVNTATAKGIAASKEQTADFQKTLNNANTQKQAAQVATSTAKTLTATAASNKAGTLAATYEQANTPRQTENISKQDNMTKNADSTDDTKALQSQNADEKNVNVKEVTDNVAEAPEEVTEEIAEETEVSEVLITINENPGEDGSMIGVIDDALSALEQAMLDDSRELMQQLADQLGVDIEDIESAMATLGLTNVAILEPTNLTQIIGQVTGANDVMAIVTNADLYLNVQNMQDAVDTTRQNLMEEFNLSEEDLSSALEDFSENLAQQSSENQVQAVPVENTNTEENPIIIEQPQNYIDSEAVRLDLTNNAGIVKEIAVEQEEEAPVTEVSEEIEKPDFSLQVEEPVQEQRNVKENNANNNSNNNNGNSNTHENNLEGSVYNQVMNQISSSLSEVVETESYGQMARANTQEIMDQITEFIKMNVKADSTTMEMQLHPASLGNVNVIIEAAKDGNVIAKFLTQNEDVKAAIESQIQQLQDKLNEQGVKVTAVEVTVNAGAFDQTLNDSQSQRQDDQDAQNSIRKPMRRIRLDDLSMEELDEIDEADQLTAEMMAINGNSVDFSA from the coding sequence TTGATTACAAATGCGATTCCGGGTATTACAAATATTAATGCATTCGTTAATACCGCAACAGCAAAAGGAATTGCTGCATCAAAGGAGCAGACTGCAGACTTTCAAAAGACTTTGAATAACGCAAACACTCAAAAACAGGCAGCACAAGTAGCAACGTCTACAGCAAAAACTCTGACAGCCACAGCTGCGTCGAATAAAGCAGGAACTTTAGCAGCGACTTATGAACAGGCAAATACTCCAAGGCAGACAGAGAACATTAGTAAGCAAGACAATATGACAAAAAATGCTGATAGTACAGATGATACGAAAGCACTTCAAAGTCAGAATGCTGATGAAAAAAATGTAAATGTTAAAGAAGTTACAGATAATGTGGCAGAAGCTCCTGAAGAAGTCACGGAAGAGATAGCAGAAGAAACAGAAGTCTCCGAGGTCCTCATAACAATAAATGAAAACCCCGGAGAGGATGGTTCCATGATAGGAGTTATAGACGATGCTCTTAGTGCACTGGAACAGGCAATGCTTGATGACAGCAGAGAACTCATGCAGCAGCTCGCTGATCAACTGGGCGTTGATATTGAAGACATAGAAAGTGCCATGGCAACCCTCGGCCTTACAAATGTAGCGATACTTGAACCTACAAATCTTACACAGATAATAGGTCAGGTTACCGGAGCCAATGATGTGATGGCTATAGTAACCAATGCAGATCTTTATCTGAATGTACAGAATATGCAGGATGCGGTTGATACTACAAGGCAGAACCTGATGGAAGAGTTTAATCTTTCAGAGGAAGACTTAAGCTCAGCACTTGAAGACTTTAGTGAGAATCTGGCACAGCAGAGCTCTGAAAATCAGGTTCAGGCAGTACCTGTCGAGAACACAAATACAGAAGAAAATCCTATAATAATTGAACAGCCTCAAAATTATATCGATTCCGAAGCTGTAAGACTTGATCTTACGAATAATGCCGGAATAGTAAAAGAAATTGCAGTAGAACAGGAAGAAGAGGCACCTGTTACAGAAGTATCTGAAGAGATCGAAAAGCCTGATTTTAGTCTTCAGGTTGAAGAACCCGTTCAGGAACAGAGAAACGTTAAGGAAAATAACGCTAATAACAACAGTAACAATAATAACGGTAATAGCAATACACATGAGAATAACCTGGAAGGTTCCGTTTACAATCAGGTAATGAACCAGATATCATCATCCCTCTCTGAAGTAGTGGAAACCGAGAGCTATGGGCAGATGGCAAGGGCGAACACTCAGGAGATAATGGATCAGATAACCGAGTTCATAAAGATGAATGTTAAAGCAGATTCGACAACAATGGAGATGCAGCTTCATCCCGCAAGTCTTGGTAACGTTAATGTAATCATTGAAGCAGCAAAAGACGGAAATGTAATTGCAAAATTCCTTACACAAAATGAGGACGTAAAAGCAGCTATAGAGAGCCAGATACAGCAGCTTCAGGATAAGCTTAATGAACAGGGCGTAAAGGTTACTGCAGTTGAAGTTACAGTAAATGCGGGGGCTTTTGACCAGACGCTTAATGACAGCCAGAGCCAGAGACAGGATGATCAGGATGCTCAGAATTCCATCAGAAAGCCAATGAGAAGGATACGACTTGATGACCTTTCAATGGAAGAACTTGATGAAATTGACGAAGCAGATCAGCTCACAGCTGAAATGATGGCTATTAACGGTAATTCAGTAGATTTCTCAGCATGA
- a CDS encoding FliH/SctL family protein, whose translation MSNQSNLLKFGWYQVDENDKHIIDNNELSERRIEKYQAEEAKRREALEKGEPVPSFGGFEEGLGFEQIDAFDGTQNIIGNTNYDDQGGINDFSEGLSGTYDSEYGMDFESEGFGENTEAFDENSFNAYGEDGMMGNDGNPDMDGNIFGEDNPDFQNLQMPKEDENSSMGMEEEQMVVPEPEPEQPQINLEEIQAQIDEQIRMAEEQAKQIIDDANAQAEAIRNDAEAFKNQAIEEGRNAGYEEGVKQAAEEIENMKAAAEAELKEEREKQEADIKQLIASIEPDMVDTLTQIYEHVFNVDLRENKEIILHLIRTTLGKVDSGTDIILHISSDDYDLVTDEKPNLEEAMASPNSTLEIIEDPLLKENECIIESEGGVFDCSLGVELSELTRKLKLLAFDRNRR comes from the coding sequence TTGTCTAATCAATCTAATTTACTTAAGTTCGGCTGGTATCAGGTTGATGAGAATGATAAGCACATCATTGATAACAACGAACTTTCTGAAAGACGAATAGAAAAATATCAGGCTGAGGAAGCCAAACGAAGAGAGGCATTGGAAAAAGGAGAACCAGTGCCCTCTTTTGGCGGGTTTGAAGAAGGCCTTGGCTTTGAGCAGATAGATGCTTTTGACGGCACTCAGAACATTATCGGTAATACAAATTACGATGATCAGGGCGGCATTAACGACTTTTCCGAAGGTCTTTCCGGCACATATGACTCCGAGTACGGTATGGACTTTGAAAGTGAAGGCTTTGGGGAAAATACTGAAGCTTTTGATGAGAACAGCTTTAATGCCTACGGCGAAGACGGAATGATGGGGAACGATGGAAATCCGGATATGGATGGAAATATATTCGGTGAGGATAATCCTGATTTCCAAAATCTTCAGATGCCGAAAGAAGATGAAAATTCTTCCATGGGAATGGAAGAGGAACAGATGGTGGTTCCTGAGCCTGAACCGGAACAGCCTCAGATAAATCTTGAGGAAATACAGGCTCAGATAGATGAGCAGATAAGGATGGCAGAGGAGCAGGCAAAGCAGATTATAGATGATGCCAATGCTCAGGCAGAAGCCATAAGAAATGACGCTGAAGCTTTCAAAAACCAGGCTATCGAAGAAGGCAGAAATGCCGGCTATGAGGAAGGCGTAAAGCAGGCTGCAGAAGAAATTGAAAATATGAAGGCAGCTGCTGAAGCTGAACTGAAAGAGGAAAGAGAAAAACAGGAAGCTGATATCAAACAGCTTATAGCCAGTATTGAGCCTGATATGGTAGATACACTTACCCAGATTTATGAGCATGTGTTTAATGTGGATCTGAGGGAAAATAAGGAGATAATTCTTCATCTTATCAGAACCACTCTGGGTAAGGTTGACAGTGGAACGGATATAATCCTTCACATTTCATCTGATGATTATGACCTTGTGACAGATGAGAAGCCAAACCTTGAAGAAGCAATGGCTTCACCCAATTCCACACTTGAGATAATAGAGGATCCTCTTTTAAAGGAGAATGAATGTATCATAGAGTCTGAGGGCGGCGTGTTTGACTGCTCTCTTGGAGTGGAGCTTTCAGAACTTACCAGAAAACTGAAGCTTCTGGCATTTGACAGGAATAGGCGCTAA
- a CDS encoding TIGR02530 family flagellar biosynthesis protein: protein MRIDKSGFLSIEQVQNQYLGQGEKIRGGAGVQNSDFGKILSQLESNREGVKFSKHASNRLSDRNIELTQDQMDRLNNARNQANAKGINESLILVDQLAFIVNVKSNTVVTAMDSQETGSNIFTNIDGAVIA from the coding sequence GTGAGAATAGATAAAAGCGGATTCCTTTCAATTGAACAGGTTCAGAACCAGTATCTTGGTCAGGGCGAAAAGATAAGAGGTGGCGCCGGCGTCCAGAATTCCGATTTCGGCAAAATCCTTTCTCAGCTCGAGAGCAACAGAGAAGGTGTGAAGTTTTCAAAGCACGCTTCCAACAGACTCAGTGACCGTAACATTGAGCTCACTCAGGATCAGATGGACCGCCTGAACAACGCAAGAAATCAGGCAAATGCGAAAGGAATAAACGAATCACTTATCCTGGTTGATCAACTTGCCTTCATCGTTAATGTAAAGAGCAACACTGTTGTGACCGCGATGGATAGTCAGGAAACTGGCAGCAACATTTTCACCAATATAGACGGAGCGGTAATCGCATAA
- the fliJ gene encoding flagellar export protein FliJ, translated as MARFNYRLQGVLNLRLQQEEQVKMEFAQASKELNDQIDILNDYIATRDAFIREGYELRSASIMDVQKIMDNNYYQRQMDVIIKDQEVKVDSYAAKLEVARLKLTRAVQERKMQERLKEKAFEQFVEEEKEAEAKEVDERSSFTYTQRSREEE; from the coding sequence ATGGCAAGGTTCAACTACAGACTCCAGGGAGTATTAAACTTAAGACTCCAGCAGGAGGAACAGGTAAAGATGGAATTTGCCCAAGCCTCCAAGGAATTAAATGACCAGATTGATATATTAAATGACTATATTGCGACGAGAGATGCTTTTATTCGTGAAGGATATGAGCTTAGAAGCGCCAGCATAATGGATGTCCAAAAAATCATGGACAACAACTATTATCAGCGACAAATGGATGTCATCATTAAGGATCAGGAGGTCAAAGTTGATTCCTATGCTGCGAAGCTTGAAGTTGCAAGACTTAAACTTACAAGAGCAGTACAGGAAAGAAAAATGCAGGAAAGACTAAAAGAAAAAGCTTTCGAGCAATTTGTTGAGGAAGAAAAAGAAGCGGAAGCAAAGGAAGTTGATGAAAGATCCAGCTTTACATATACTCAGCGTAGCAGAGAGGAAGAGTAA
- a CDS encoding flagellar hook-basal body complex protein, which yields MMRSLFSGVAGLKTHQVKMDVIGNNIANVNTTSFKSQSITFSDLMYQTTQRASRATERTGGVNARQIGLGAKSGAIATAITQQGATETTNNPFDMRITGDAFYVVNNGNQTMFTRDGSFYVDGAGNLAMQSTGYFVYGWTAIEDPETGAITVNTNGGIGKLQIMSPDNMTYPPEGTTEAVVSGNIDAHDTNITSDNGKTVSLEFYDNLGYLYTAKFAIRDVDDVEHTYSITLEDILDSTGNTIGAEKLQYVTFTDLDNEETVNPMRDSFTKNTQNPKYTATVGASKASFKTATGTTAYSGVPVKGFISDLQNNPNYSTLLDEVYSNSGVIPDNITDISGITYDPDWYYVFGEDGSITMSALTPDADAPTYGDINNVIGDTHISSCTDTGTTTVLTLASDTNVNLSPAIAISNSGTKWSALSDEAKALLKGEKGYYNIDEKENIETILGYDDTTVTLSADGSTLKIDYIDVNDNNKKKVISCKAKYDYSLDLSDPDKITYNAIKGSPMSVPRSGLISNLTQSQKNLLQNIYQGAVLGGTGVAYEIYLDDNGDTNLRIKSMEVQDDPQSPVSVNIGTNYVETDITPEIQDPMGATTVTILNAAAGGDVLYDSIPRTGYVSEIADATLTKDFFSDVYNYTVDKGADNYEKLTYRILDNGNLQVVNNSAILTYDANTGKITSPTEKLKLDFDQLALIDGQPKMAGFTDVNLDFSTTTNYNTMATSTVGAVKGDKESLKTGRAVGEMNGVTVSKDGTIYATYSNGQTKLLGQIATAEFANASGLEKNGDNLYTQTLNSGEATIQDVTTDGGYITTGVLEMSNVDLSSEFTSMITTQRGFQANSRIITVSDTLLEELTNLKR from the coding sequence ATGATGAGATCACTTTTTTCTGGTGTAGCAGGACTTAAGACCCACCAGGTCAAGATGGATGTTATTGGTAACAACATCGCCAACGTTAACACCACATCCTTCAAATCACAGTCCATCACCTTCAGTGATTTGATGTATCAGACCACACAGCGCGCGTCCAGAGCCACTGAGAGAACCGGTGGTGTAAATGCCCGTCAGATAGGTCTTGGTGCTAAGTCAGGCGCGATTGCTACAGCAATTACACAACAGGGTGCGACGGAAACAACAAACAATCCTTTCGATATGCGTATTACAGGTGATGCCTTCTACGTAGTAAACAACGGAAACCAGACAATGTTCACACGTGACGGTTCCTTCTACGTTGACGGTGCAGGAAACCTGGCAATGCAGTCAACCGGTTACTTCGTATACGGATGGACAGCAATTGAAGATCCGGAAACAGGAGCGATTACAGTTAATACTAACGGTGGTATCGGAAAGCTTCAGATCATGTCTCCCGATAACATGACATATCCTCCGGAAGGAACAACAGAAGCAGTAGTAAGCGGCAACATAGATGCACATGATACAAATATAACCAGCGACAATGGTAAAACAGTTTCTCTTGAATTCTATGATAACCTCGGTTATCTCTATACAGCTAAATTCGCAATTCGCGATGTTGATGATGTTGAGCATACTTATTCAATTACTCTTGAGGATATTCTGGATTCCACAGGCAATACAATTGGTGCTGAAAAACTTCAGTATGTTACTTTTACAGATCTCGACAATGAAGAAACTGTAAATCCCATGAGAGATTCATTTACAAAGAATACTCAGAATCCAAAGTACACAGCAACAGTCGGAGCATCAAAGGCAAGCTTTAAGACTGCAACCGGAACAACAGCTTATTCCGGTGTTCCTGTTAAAGGCTTTATAAGTGACCTTCAGAACAATCCTAATTACTCAACTCTCCTTGATGAAGTTTACTCCAATTCGGGAGTAATACCGGATAATATCACTGATATTTCAGGTATCACATATGACCCTGACTGGTATTATGTTTTCGGAGAAGATGGAAGTATTACAATGTCAGCATTAACACCTGATGCAGACGCACCGACTTACGGAGACATAAATAATGTGATTGGCGATACTCATATCAGCTCCTGCACAGATACCGGAACAACTACGGTTCTTACACTTGCAAGTGATACTAATGTTAATCTTTCTCCTGCAATAGCAATCAGCAATTCCGGAACTAAGTGGTCTGCACTTTCAGATGAAGCAAAAGCACTTTTAAAAGGAGAAAAAGGATATTACAACATTGATGAAAAGGAGAATATAGAAACTATTCTTGGCTATGATGATACAACAGTAACTCTCTCAGCAGATGGTTCAACACTGAAAATTGATTATATTGATGTTAATGATAACAACAAGAAAAAGGTTATTTCATGCAAGGCTAAGTACGATTATTCATTAGATTTATCAGATCCTGATAAGATTACATACAATGCTATTAAGGGAAGCCCGATGTCAGTACCTCGTTCAGGCCTTATTTCAAACCTTACACAGTCCCAGAAAAATCTTTTGCAGAACATTTATCAGGGTGCTGTTCTTGGCGGAACAGGAGTAGCGTATGAAATTTATCTTGATGACAATGGTGATACAAATCTGAGAATCAAATCCATGGAAGTTCAAGATGATCCTCAGTCACCCGTATCAGTAAATATTGGTACAAACTATGTAGAGACAGATATAACTCCTGAGATACAGGATCCTATGGGAGCAACCACAGTTACGATATTAAATGCAGCTGCAGGCGGAGACGTTTTATATGACAGCATTCCAAGAACCGGTTATGTATCCGAGATAGCAGATGCGACCTTAACCAAGGACTTCTTCTCTGATGTATATAACTATACAGTAGATAAAGGTGCTGATAACTATGAGAAGCTGACCTACAGAATTTTGGATAACGGAAACCTTCAGGTAGTTAATAACTCAGCAATACTTACTTATGATGCAAATACAGGTAAGATTACTTCTCCTACAGAGAAATTAAAGCTCGATTTTGATCAGCTCGCACTTATAGACGGACAGCCCAAGATGGCAGGCTTCACAGATGTAAACCTTGACTTCTCGACTACAACAAATTACAACACCATGGCAACTTCAACAGTTGGTGCAGTTAAGGGTGATAAGGAAAGTCTTAAGACCGGACGTGCGGTAGGCGAGATGAATGGTGTCACAGTAAGTAAGGACGGAACAATATACGCAACATATTCAAACGGACAGACAAAGCTCCTTGGACAGATTGCAACAGCAGAATTTGCCAATGCATCAGGTCTTGAGAAAAACGGTGACAACCTTTATACACAGACACTTAACTCCGGCGAAGCAACGATTCAGGACGTAACAACAGATGGTGGCTACATCACAACCGGCGTTTTGGAAATGTCCAACGTAGATCTTTCAAGTGAGTTCACAAGCATGATAACAACGCAGCGTGGTTTCCAGGCTAACAGCCGAATAATCACAGTTTCCGATACACTCCTTGAAGAACTTACGAACCTGAAACGATAA